In a genomic window of Gloeocapsopsis dulcis:
- a CDS encoding NAD(P) transhydrogenase subunit alpha gives MTEALIAALFVFVLASFTGFEVINKVPPTLHTPLMSGANAISGIAVIGAILVAGANQGRVSVILGLIAIVLATINVVGGFLVTDRMLQMFKKKEVKA, from the coding sequence ATGACAGAAGCACTAATTGCGGCTTTGTTTGTATTTGTTTTGGCATCTTTTACAGGATTTGAAGTCATTAATAAAGTTCCACCGACATTACATACGCCTTTAATGTCTGGCGCGAATGCTATTTCCGGCATTGCGGTAATTGGCGCGATTCTAGTTGCGGGTGCTAATCAAGGAAGGGTATCTGTCATTTTAGGCTTAATTGCCATCGTGCTAGCGACCATTAACGTTGTAGGTGGTTTCTTAGTGACAGATCGGATGTTGCAAATGTTTAAGAAGAAAGAGGTGAAAGCGTGA